One segment of Heterodontus francisci isolate sHetFra1 chromosome 28, sHetFra1.hap1, whole genome shotgun sequence DNA contains the following:
- the LOC137345131 gene encoding probable G-protein coupled receptor 139 encodes MGKPAILLMKDIYYPILASLGVLVNLVAIVILSRRNCGLSKCISVYMVAMATADLLVMIINVMVYRIFSYHFPLSFLSYTPVCSIVIYITAITFDLSVWFTVSFTFDRFVAVCFQKFKTRYCTARTAGVVITVFCFLCLFKNILFLFAYEPQQTINKVQWGCRASVEFFSSPLGTACVWFYSAWLVWLPFTLIVSFNCSTIGRILVANRTRRKLQGNRSENRSDSEMENRRKSIILLFTVSGSFILLWLTAAVSFVSTRLTDTNNDRGDRRAPGYIATETGTCLKCLSCIQNPCIYVVTQRKFREELKNVLKSPRAVLLKLVRKCR; translated from the exons ATGGGGAAACCGGCTATTCTGCTGATGAAAGACATTTACTACCCCATTCTCGCATCCCTGGGTGTCCTTG tgaacttggtggcgattgtgattctctCCCGAAGAAACtgtggtctttccaaatgtatttctgtttatatggtggccatggcaacagcagatctcctggtcatGATCATCAATGTAATGGTGTATCGTATTTTTAGTTATCACTTTCCACTTTCCTTCCTGTCTTACACCCCCGTGTGTAGCATTGTTATATACATAACAGCTATCACCTTTGATTTAtctgtttggttcacagtctccttcacatttgatCGTTTTGTAGCTGTCTGCTTCCAGAAGTTTAAAACAAGATATTGCACTGCAAGAACTGCAGGCGTGGTTATAACAGTGTTCTGTTTCTTGTGTTTGTTCAAGAACATTCTCTTTTTATTTGCATATGAACCTCAGCAAAcaattaacaaggtgcagtggggctgtcgggcaagtgtggaatttttttcctcaccactcggtacagcgtgtgtctggttttacagcgcctggctcgtttggcttccttttactttaattgtctcatttaattgttcaaccattggacgtattttagtggccaatagaacccgcaggaaactccagggtaacaggagtgagaatcgcagtgattcagaaatggagaatcgcaggaaatccattattttattgttcactgtatcgggcagttttatactgttgtggttgaCAGCTGCCGTGAGTTTTGTGTCGACCAGACTAACCGACACCAATAATGACCGTGGTGACCGCAGGGCCCCCGGATATATCGCCACTGAAACTGGAACATGCCTTAAATGTTTGAGTTGTATTCAAAACCCATGTATTTATGTAGtgacccagagaaaattcagagaagagctgaagaatgtgttgaaatctcCCCGGGCAGTACTTTTGAAATTAGTTAGAAAATGCAGATAA